The Oncorhynchus masou masou isolate Uvic2021 chromosome 8, UVic_Omas_1.1, whole genome shotgun sequence genome has a window encoding:
- the LOC135544218 gene encoding carbonyl reductase [NADPH] 1-like, with protein sequence MSKKVAVVTGANKGIGLAIVRELCKAKFTGDVILTARNEKLGNEAVKMLKSEGFEVAFHHLDICDQGSAKQLSNFLQKTYGGLDVLINNAGMAFKNDATETFGEQAEVTMRTNFWGTLWVCHALLPLLRPNARVVNVSSFVSKKALDTCSPQLQAKFRDTELSEEELCLLMGQFVIAAQQGNHQAQGWPNTAYGTTKIGVTVLSRIQANFLTKTRAADGILLNACCPGWVRTDMAGSKAPKSPEEGAQTPTYLALLPEGMKEPHGQLVWDKTVQEW encoded by the exons ATGTCCAAAAAAGTGGCAGTAGTTACCGGTGCCAATAAAGGCATAGGACTTGCGATTGTGAGGGAGCTTTGTAAGGCAAAATTTACCGGGGATGTTATTCTTACTGCTCGAAATGAGAAACTTGGAAATGAGGCAGTGAAGATGCTGAAGTCTGAAGGATTTGAAGTTGCTTTCCACCACCTTGATATCTGCGACCAGGGCAGCGCCAAGCAACTGAGTAACTTTCTGCAGAAGACATATGGGGGATTGGATGTGCTCATTAACAACGCGGGAATGGCTTTTAAGA ATGACGCGACTGAGACTTTTGGGGAACAGGCTGAGGTGACCATGCGCACCAACTTTTGGGGCACCCTGTGGGTGTGCCATGCTCTCCTACCCCTCCTCAGACCAAATGCCAGAGTGGTGAATGTCTCCAGCTTTGTTAGCAAGAAGGCTCTTGATACATGCAGCCCTCAACTACAAGCCAA GTTCCGTGATACTGAGCTCTCTGAGGAGGAGCTGTGCTTGCTGATGGGGCAGTTTGTTATTGCCGCTCAGCAGGGAAACCATCAGGCCCAGGGGTGGCCAAACACAGCCTATGGCACAACAAAG ATCGGAGTGACTGTGCTGTCCAGGATTCAGGCTAATTTTCTGACTAAGACCCGGGCAGCTGATGGAATCCTGCTCAACGCCTGCTGCCCTGGCTGGGTCCGCACTGACATGGCAGGCTCCAAAGCCCCCAAGAGTCCTGAAGAAGGAGCACAGACTCCTACATATCTGGCACTTCTTCCTGAAGGGATGAAGGAGCCACATGGACAGTTGGTGTGGGACAAGACCGTTCAGGAATGGTAG
- the LOC135544219 gene encoding carbonyl reductase [NADPH] 1-like, giving the protein MSKKVAVVTGANKGTGFAIVRELCKAKFTGDVILTARNEKLGNEAVKMLKSEGFEVAFHHLDICDQGSAKQLSNFLQKTYGGLDVLINNAGMSFKNDATETFGEQAEVTMRTNFWGTLWVCHALLPLLRPNARVVNVSSFVSKKALDTCSPQLQAKFRDTELSEEELCLLMGQFVIAAQQGNHQAQGWPNTAYGTTKIGVTVLSRIQAHFLTKTRAADGILLNACCPGWVRTDMAGSKAPKSPEEGAQTPTYLALLPEGMKEPHGQLVWDKTVQEW; this is encoded by the exons ATGTCAAAAAAAGTGGCAGTAGTTACCGGTGCCAATAAAGGCACAGGATTTGCGATTGTGAGGGAGCTTTGTAAGGCAAAATTTACCGGGGATGTTATTCTTACTGCTCGAAATGAGAAACTTGGAAATGAGGCAGTGAAGATGCTGAAGTCTGAAGGATTTGAAGTTGCTTTCCACCACCTTGATATCTGCGACCAGGGCAGCGCCAAGCAACTGAGTAACTTTCTGCAGAAGACATATGGGGGATTGGATGTGCTCATTAACAACGCTGGAATGTCCTTTAAAA ATGATGCGACTGAGACTTTTGGGGAACAGGCTGAGGTGACCATGCGCACCAACTTTTGGGGCACCCTGTGGGTGTGCCATGCTCTCCTACCCCTCCTCAGACCAAATGCCAGAGTGGTGAATGTCTCCAGCTTTGTTAGCAAGAAGGCTCTTGATACATGCAGCCCTCAACTACAAGCCAA GTTCCGGGATACTGAGCTCTCTGAGGAGGAGCTGTGCTTGCTGATGGGGCAGTTTGTTATTGCCGCTCAGCAGGGAAACCATCAGGCCCAGGGGTGGCCAAACACAGCCTATGGCACAACAAAG ATCGGAGTGACTGTGTTGTCCAGGATTCAGGCTCATTTTCTGACTAAGACCCGGGCAGCTGATGGAATCCTGCTCAACGCCTGCTGCCCTGGCTGGGTCCGCACTGACATGGCAGGCTCCAAAGCCCCCAAGAGTCCTGAAGAAGGAGCACAGACTCCTACCTATCTGGCACTTCTTCCTGAAGGGATGAAGGAGCCACATGGACAGTTGGTGTGGGACAAGACCGTTCAGGAATGGTAG